One genomic window of Micrococcus flavus includes the following:
- a CDS encoding CT398-like coiled coil hairpin domain-containing protein gives MTAVTATPAEQSRLLELQQLDLQIARARRTLAGLRADPELARLREALAGAEAVVAEREAAEAEVDAAAAHASEKATTTRARRDRTRARLESGEGSSKELVGLQHELATLESLLSEHDDAALAAMEAADAADAAVAEARAAADAARRAVAERTAAVRAKGARVTQEGRELAGRRTGVAGRVPAALLALYDAARERNGGVGAARLEGRRTSASGTELSPADLDAITRLPPDAVAQDPETGVVVVRA, from the coding sequence GTGACCGCCGTGACCGCGACCCCCGCCGAGCAGTCGCGCCTGCTGGAGCTGCAGCAGCTGGACCTCCAGATCGCCCGCGCGCGGCGGACCCTCGCCGGGCTGCGCGCCGACCCCGAGCTCGCCCGCCTGCGGGAGGCCCTCGCCGGTGCCGAGGCGGTCGTGGCCGAGCGGGAGGCGGCCGAGGCGGAGGTGGACGCCGCCGCGGCCCACGCCTCGGAGAAGGCCACCACCACCCGGGCCCGGCGGGACCGGACGCGCGCCCGGCTGGAGTCCGGGGAGGGCTCGTCGAAGGAGCTCGTGGGGCTGCAGCACGAGCTCGCCACGCTCGAGTCCCTCCTCTCCGAGCACGACGACGCCGCGCTCGCCGCGATGGAGGCCGCGGACGCCGCGGACGCCGCCGTGGCCGAGGCGCGCGCCGCCGCGGACGCCGCCCGCCGCGCCGTGGCCGAGCGCACCGCCGCCGTGCGCGCCAAGGGCGCACGCGTCACCCAGGAGGGTCGGGAGCTGGCCGGCCGACGCACCGGCGTGGCCGGGCGGGTCCCCGCCGCGCTGCTGGCCCTGTACGACGCGGCGCGGGAGCGCAACGGCGGCGTCGGCGCCGCGCGTCTCGAGGGCCGGCGCACCAGCGCGTCCGGCACGGAGCTCTCCCCGGCGGACCTGGACGCCATCACCCGCCTGCCCCCGGACGCGGTGGCGCAGGACCCGGAGACGGGCGTCGTCGTCGTCCGGGCCTGA
- a CDS encoding Nif3-like dinuclear metal center hexameric protein: MTVPDHSPPGGGSVSENRSDTPTLAQVLTVIERLWPASLAESWDAVGPVVGRPEAPVRRILFAVDPVQAVADEAVERGADLLLTHHPLLLRGATSVAAGGHAGAAKGAVVHTLIERSIGLVAAHTNADAAVGGVSDAVARRLGVTGARPLVPSAGGGDAQGIGRVGELESPVSLRAFAERVAGVVPATVGGVRVAGDPDAEVRRVAVCGGAGDGLFDAVRAADADVYVTSDLRHHPASEARETALVGDGRPALVDVAHFASEWLWLADGAHALREALEADGFAVETVVSTRVTDPWDLLVGGGGRP, translated from the coding sequence ATGACCGTCCCGGACCATTCCCCGCCGGGCGGGGGCTCCGTCTCGGAGAACCGCTCGGACACGCCCACGCTCGCCCAGGTGCTCACCGTGATCGAGCGCCTGTGGCCCGCCTCGCTCGCGGAGTCCTGGGACGCCGTCGGGCCCGTCGTCGGCCGCCCGGAGGCGCCCGTGCGCCGGATCCTGTTCGCGGTGGACCCGGTCCAGGCCGTCGCGGACGAGGCCGTGGAACGCGGCGCGGATCTCCTCCTCACCCACCACCCTCTGCTGCTGCGCGGGGCCACGTCCGTGGCCGCCGGCGGGCACGCGGGTGCGGCGAAGGGCGCCGTGGTGCACACGCTGATCGAGCGCAGCATCGGGCTGGTGGCCGCGCACACCAACGCGGACGCCGCGGTCGGGGGCGTCTCCGACGCCGTCGCTCGACGGCTCGGGGTGACGGGCGCCCGCCCGCTCGTCCCGTCCGCCGGGGGCGGCGACGCCCAGGGCATCGGACGCGTGGGGGAGCTGGAGTCGCCGGTGAGCCTCCGCGCGTTCGCCGAACGGGTGGCCGGCGTCGTGCCCGCCACCGTGGGCGGCGTCCGCGTGGCCGGCGACCCGGACGCCGAGGTGCGCCGGGTGGCCGTGTGCGGCGGCGCGGGGGACGGGCTGTTCGACGCCGTCCGCGCCGCGGACGCGGACGTCTACGTCACCTCCGACCTGCGCCACCATCCGGCCTCGGAGGCGCGCGAGACGGCGCTGGTCGGGGACGGCCGGCCGGCCCTCGTGGACGTGGCGCACTTCGCGAGCGAGTGGCTGTGGCTGGCGGACGGCGCCCACGCCCTGCGCGAGGCCCTCGAGGCGGACGGGTTCGCGGTGGAGACCGTCGTCTCCACACGCGTCACCGACCCGTGGGACCTGCTCGTCGGCGGCGGTGGTCGCCCGTGA
- the msrA gene encoding peptide-methionine (S)-S-oxide reductase MsrA, with protein MTSVPPPDATDAPPADVCELTLAGGCFWCLDAVYRKVRGVLGVESGYTGGRTAAPDYESVCTGTTGHAEAVRVRFDAAVVPAEVIMDLFFTGHDPTSLNRQGADVGTQYRSAVFARDEAEAEFFRAQIARAQELYDRPIVTTVEPAGPWHPAEPVHQDFYARQPFNGYCRVVIDPKLAKVRQRYAAWLTPGA; from the coding sequence ATGACCTCCGTGCCGCCCCCCGACGCGACCGACGCCCCACCCGCCGACGTCTGCGAGCTCACCCTCGCCGGCGGCTGCTTCTGGTGCCTGGACGCCGTCTACCGGAAAGTGCGCGGCGTCCTGGGCGTCGAGTCCGGCTACACCGGCGGGCGGACCGCCGCGCCGGACTACGAGTCGGTGTGCACCGGCACCACGGGCCACGCCGAGGCCGTGCGCGTGCGGTTCGACGCCGCCGTCGTCCCCGCCGAGGTCATCATGGACCTGTTCTTCACGGGCCACGACCCCACTTCCCTGAACCGGCAGGGCGCAGACGTGGGCACGCAGTACCGCTCGGCCGTGTTCGCCCGGGACGAGGCCGAGGCGGAGTTCTTCCGCGCGCAGATCGCGCGGGCGCAGGAGCTCTACGACCGGCCGATCGTCACCACAGTGGAGCCCGCGGGCCCCTGGCACCCGGCCGAGCCCGTCCATCAGGACTTCTACGCGCGGCAGCCGTTCAACGGCTACTGCCGCGTGGTGATCGACCCGAAGCTGGCGAAGGTCCGGCAACGCTACGCCGCATGGCTCACGCCCGGCGCCTGA
- the cysK gene encoding cysteine synthase A — translation MAKILDDITQAVGRTPLVRLNSLTKDLPGDVAVKVEFYNPANSVKDRIGVAIVDAAERSGKLAPGGTIVEGTSGNTGIALAMVGAARGYKVVLTMPETMSAERRVMLRAYGAEIVLTAGADGMRGALERAQQIVAETPNSIWAQQFANEANVQAHYTTTGPEIWDASDGAVHTFVAGVGTGGTITGAGRYLREQNPDVRLVAVEPADSPILSGGQAGPHKIQGIGANFVPEILDTEIYDEVYAASLEESLSTARALGAQEGILGGISTGAIVSAALQEAAKPENEGKLIVAVVCDFGERYISTALFEDIRG, via the coding sequence ATGGCGAAGATCCTCGATGACATCACCCAGGCCGTCGGGCGGACCCCGCTGGTCCGCCTGAACTCCCTCACCAAGGACCTGCCCGGCGACGTCGCCGTCAAGGTGGAGTTCTACAACCCGGCCAACTCGGTCAAGGACCGGATCGGCGTCGCCATCGTGGACGCCGCAGAGCGGTCCGGGAAGCTCGCCCCCGGCGGCACCATCGTGGAGGGCACCTCCGGCAACACCGGCATCGCGCTCGCCATGGTCGGCGCCGCGCGCGGCTACAAGGTGGTCCTGACCATGCCGGAGACCATGTCCGCCGAGCGCCGCGTGATGCTGCGCGCCTACGGCGCGGAGATCGTGCTGACCGCCGGCGCCGACGGCATGCGCGGCGCCCTCGAGCGCGCGCAGCAGATCGTGGCCGAGACCCCCAACTCCATCTGGGCCCAGCAGTTCGCCAACGAGGCCAACGTGCAGGCCCACTACACCACCACGGGCCCCGAGATCTGGGACGCCTCGGACGGCGCGGTGCACACCTTCGTGGCCGGCGTGGGCACCGGCGGCACCATCACCGGCGCCGGACGCTACCTCCGGGAGCAGAACCCGGACGTCCGCCTGGTGGCGGTCGAGCCGGCGGACTCCCCGATCCTCTCCGGCGGCCAGGCCGGCCCCCACAAGATCCAGGGCATCGGTGCGAACTTCGTGCCCGAGATCCTCGACACGGAGATCTACGACGAGGTCTACGCGGCCTCCCTCGAGGAGTCGCTGTCCACCGCCCGCGCCCTCGGGGCGCAGGAGGGGATTCTGGGCGGCATCTCCACCGGTGCGATCGTCTCGGCGGCGCTCCAGGAGGCCGCCAAGCCGGAGAACGAGGGCAAGCTGATCGTCGCGGTGGTCTGCGACTTCGGCGAGCGCTACATCTCCACCGCCCTGTTCGAGGACATCCGCGGCTGA
- the gndA gene encoding NADP-dependent phosphogluconate dehydrogenase, with the protein MTATTPAAPAPGTADIGVTGLAVMGANLARNFARRGHTVALHNRSRARTDALVAEHGHEGAFIATETLEELVASLAVPRRVLIMVKAGAPVDGVIDQLVPLLEPGDIVIDAGNSHYEDTRRREAALAERGLHFVGVGVSGGEEGALNGPAIMPGGPKESYAALGPLLESIAAQYDGEPCCAWIGTDGAGHYVKMVHNGIEYADMQVIGEAYDLLRRVAGIEPAEQAEVFSAWNQTDLASYLIEITAEVLQQVDAATGRPLVDVIVDEAGQKGTGRWTAISGLDVGAPVAAIAESVFARSLSSQTAVREEARRTLAAGVTDAPVVDAQGRDAFVEDVRQALFASKLVAYAQGLDMLTAAAQEYGWSLDLGTIASLWRDGCIIRADLLDVIMRAFGGRDTERHPEPGARAEGQPANLLFAPEFTRAIAEALPAWRRVVAAAVAAGVPVPVFSSALAYYDGLRADRLPAALIQGQRDFFGAHTYRRTDRDGSFHTLWSDDRTEVDGDGTPVVMPQPAEGDPTEETAR; encoded by the coding sequence ATGACCGCCACCACCCCTGCCGCCCCCGCCCCCGGGACCGCCGACATCGGCGTGACCGGCCTGGCCGTCATGGGCGCCAACCTCGCCCGGAACTTCGCCCGCCGCGGCCACACCGTGGCCCTGCACAACCGCAGCCGCGCCAGGACGGACGCCCTCGTGGCCGAGCACGGCCACGAGGGCGCGTTCATCGCCACCGAGACCCTCGAGGAGCTCGTGGCCTCCCTGGCCGTGCCCCGCCGCGTGCTGATCATGGTCAAGGCCGGCGCCCCCGTCGACGGCGTGATCGACCAGCTCGTGCCGCTGCTCGAGCCCGGGGACATCGTGATCGACGCCGGCAACTCCCACTACGAGGACACCCGACGCCGCGAGGCCGCGCTCGCGGAGCGGGGCCTGCACTTCGTGGGCGTCGGCGTGTCCGGCGGCGAGGAGGGCGCGCTGAACGGCCCGGCCATCATGCCCGGCGGACCGAAGGAGTCGTACGCGGCCCTCGGCCCTCTGCTCGAGTCCATCGCCGCGCAGTACGACGGCGAGCCCTGCTGCGCCTGGATCGGCACGGACGGCGCGGGCCACTACGTCAAGATGGTGCACAACGGCATCGAGTACGCGGACATGCAGGTCATCGGCGAGGCCTATGACCTGCTGCGCCGGGTCGCCGGGATCGAGCCGGCCGAGCAGGCCGAGGTGTTCTCGGCCTGGAACCAGACGGACCTGGCCTCGTACCTCATCGAGATCACCGCCGAGGTGCTCCAGCAGGTGGACGCCGCCACGGGCAGGCCGCTCGTGGACGTGATCGTGGACGAGGCCGGCCAGAAGGGCACCGGCCGCTGGACCGCGATCTCCGGGCTCGACGTCGGCGCGCCCGTGGCCGCGATCGCCGAGTCCGTGTTCGCGCGCTCCCTCTCCTCCCAGACCGCGGTGCGCGAGGAGGCCCGCCGCACCCTGGCCGCCGGCGTGACGGACGCCCCCGTGGTGGACGCCCAGGGCCGGGACGCGTTCGTCGAGGACGTGCGTCAGGCGCTGTTCGCCTCCAAGCTCGTGGCCTACGCGCAGGGCCTCGACATGCTCACCGCCGCCGCGCAGGAGTACGGCTGGTCCCTGGACCTGGGCACCATCGCCTCCCTGTGGCGGGACGGCTGCATCATCCGTGCGGACCTGCTGGACGTGATCATGCGCGCCTTCGGCGGCCGGGACACCGAGCGGCACCCGGAGCCGGGCGCCCGCGCCGAGGGGCAGCCGGCGAACCTGCTCTTCGCGCCCGAGTTCACCCGGGCGATCGCCGAGGCCCTGCCGGCCTGGCGCCGCGTGGTGGCCGCCGCCGTGGCCGCGGGCGTGCCCGTGCCGGTGTTCTCCTCCGCCCTGGCCTACTACGACGGTCTGCGTGCCGACCGCCTGCCCGCCGCCCTCATCCAGGGGCAGCGCGACTTCTTCGGCGCCCACACCTACCGGCGCACGGACCGGGACGGCTCGTTCCACACGCTGTGGTCCGACGACCGCACCGAGGTGGACGGCGACGGCACGCCGGTCGTCATGCCGCAGCCGGCCGAGGGCGACCCCACGGAGGAGACCGCCCGCTGA
- a CDS encoding DUF2231 domain-containing protein encodes MRAPRRRRLDSRTAARTRNPLSRAMHALEGARVLDPAVTAGDALSSALVAGPVRRAALQGAWLGHALHPLVIEVPMGTWMSATALDLLGGDDARGSAALLTGLGVASAVPAALTGWAEYAASGRPERRVGVVHAAANGIGVTLQTASLAARVTGRHRLGVLLGLGAMGVTGGAGFLGGHLAAARKVGTHDPSFGARHGAPTPQDRLAR; translated from the coding sequence ATGCGCGCACCCCGCCGCCGTCGTCTCGACTCCCGTACCGCCGCCCGCACCCGGAATCCCCTCTCCCGGGCGATGCACGCCCTGGAGGGCGCCCGCGTGCTGGACCCCGCCGTCACGGCGGGCGACGCGCTCTCCTCCGCCCTCGTGGCCGGCCCCGTGCGGCGTGCCGCCCTCCAGGGGGCCTGGCTGGGCCACGCGCTGCATCCGCTCGTGATCGAGGTGCCCATGGGCACCTGGATGAGCGCCACGGCCCTGGACCTGCTCGGCGGCGACGACGCCCGCGGCAGCGCCGCCCTGCTCACCGGCCTGGGCGTCGCCTCGGCGGTCCCCGCCGCCCTGACCGGATGGGCGGAGTACGCCGCCTCCGGCCGTCCCGAGCGGCGCGTGGGCGTGGTGCACGCCGCCGCGAACGGCATCGGCGTCACCCTCCAGACCGCCTCGCTCGCGGCCCGCGTCACGGGCCGGCATCGTCTCGGCGTCCTCCTGGGCCTGGGAGCCATGGGCGTGACCGGCGGGGCCGGCTTCCTCGGCGGCCACCTCGCCGCCGCCCGGAAGGTCGGGACGCACGACCCGTCGTTCGGCGCGCGGCACGGCGCCCCCACGCCGCAGGACCGGCTCGCCCGCTGA
- the epsC gene encoding serine O-acetyltransferase EpsC: MGLLSRMKEDIDAVRSHDPAARGDVEVALAYSGLHAVWAHRVAHRMWQVDRLRTPARLLSQAARAATGIEIHPGATIGRRLFIDHGMGVVIGETAEIGDDVMLYHGVTLGGRSLARTKRHPTLRDGVVVGAGAKILGPVEIGEGTAVGANAVVVKDTPAGSIATGVPATYRLRKGPAEDKPLVDPAEYVDPAIWI, translated from the coding sequence GTGGGCCTGCTCTCCCGCATGAAGGAAGACATCGACGCCGTCCGCAGCCACGACCCGGCCGCCCGCGGGGACGTGGAGGTAGCGCTGGCCTACTCGGGCCTGCACGCCGTGTGGGCCCACCGCGTGGCGCACCGGATGTGGCAGGTGGACCGGCTGCGGACGCCCGCGCGTCTGCTCTCCCAGGCGGCGCGCGCGGCCACCGGGATCGAGATCCACCCGGGCGCCACCATCGGGCGCCGCCTGTTCATCGACCACGGGATGGGCGTGGTGATCGGCGAGACCGCGGAGATCGGCGACGACGTGATGCTCTACCACGGCGTGACCCTCGGCGGCCGGTCCCTGGCCCGCACCAAGCGCCACCCCACCCTGCGCGACGGCGTGGTGGTCGGGGCGGGCGCCAAGATCCTCGGCCCCGTGGAGATCGGCGAGGGCACGGCGGTCGGCGCCAACGCCGTCGTCGTGAAGGACACCCCGGCCGGCTCCATCGCCACCGGTGTGCCGGCCACCTACCGCCTGCGCAAGGGACCCGCCGAGGACAAGCCGCTGGTGGACCCCGCCGAGTACGTCGACCCGGCGATCTGGATCTGA
- the ppk2 gene encoding polyphosphate kinase 2, with protein MELLQPDAPRENLREFIDKLRDGGYTVADGHTNDPDLIDPQGRAVETWKEDYPYEERMTREEYELEKYRLQIELLKLQYWGEDTGQRHIIVFEGRDAAGKGGTIKRFTEHLNPRTARTVALSKPTERELGQWYFQRYIQHFPTAGEIVLFDRSWYNRSGVERVMGFSTDRQYELFMQQVPVFEKMLVEDGIHLTKFWFSVTQTEQRTRFAIRQIDPVRQWKLSPMDLESLDRWEAYTDAKEAMFLHTDTDHAPWVSIKSNDKKRARLNAMRYFLSRFEYEGKDHDVVGTPDPKIVQRGREAVGD; from the coding sequence ATGGAGCTGCTGCAGCCGGACGCCCCCCGCGAGAACCTGCGCGAGTTCATCGACAAGCTGCGCGACGGCGGCTACACCGTCGCCGACGGCCACACCAACGACCCGGACCTCATCGACCCCCAGGGCCGGGCCGTGGAGACGTGGAAGGAGGACTACCCGTACGAGGAGCGCATGACGCGCGAGGAGTACGAGCTGGAGAAGTACCGGCTGCAGATCGAGCTGCTGAAGCTGCAGTACTGGGGCGAGGACACCGGCCAGCGGCACATCATCGTGTTCGAGGGCCGGGACGCCGCCGGCAAGGGCGGCACCATCAAGCGCTTCACCGAGCACCTGAATCCCCGCACCGCGCGCACGGTGGCCCTGAGCAAGCCCACCGAGCGCGAGCTGGGCCAGTGGTACTTCCAGCGCTACATCCAGCACTTCCCCACGGCGGGCGAGATCGTCCTGTTCGACCGCTCGTGGTACAACCGGTCCGGCGTGGAGCGCGTGATGGGCTTCTCCACCGACCGCCAGTACGAGCTGTTCATGCAGCAGGTGCCGGTGTTCGAGAAGATGCTGGTGGAGGACGGGATCCACCTGACCAAGTTCTGGTTCTCCGTCACCCAGACCGAGCAGCGCACCCGCTTCGCGATCCGCCAGATCGACCCGGTCCGCCAGTGGAAGCTCTCCCCGATGGACCTGGAGTCCCTGGATCGCTGGGAGGCGTACACGGACGCCAAGGAGGCCATGTTCCTCCACACGGACACCGACCACGCCCCGTGGGTGTCCATCAAGTCCAACGACAAGAAGCGCGCCCGCCTCAATGCGATGCGCTACTTCCTCTCCCGCTTCGAGTACGAGGGAAAGGACCACGACGTCGTCGGCACCCCGGACCCGAAGATCGTCCAGCGGGGGCGCGAGGCCGTCGGCGACTGA
- a CDS encoding reverse transcriptase-like protein, with protein MAQRVLQVEADGGSRGNPGVAGYGALVRDPATGEILMTDAAPLGRASNNVAEYSGLVAGLEMAKAIDPDARVHVKMDSKLVVEQMSGRWKIKHEDMRRLAATARGVLPPAQVTYEWIPRAQNKDADRLSNEAMDAGARGGRWDAGASEVPVTAPRPGRAADHDADADAGADAPAAAPEPEPAGGTERPTGRLHHVEIWVADLEAARASLGWLFEQLGYASGDAWAEGCTYRGAGEYLVLESGRDVAAGRHDRLRPGLNHLAFRAGTRAEVDRLAARAQERGFSLLFADRHPFAGGRDHYAAYLETADGFEVELVAGRD; from the coding sequence ATGGCCCAGCGTGTCCTGCAGGTGGAGGCGGACGGCGGCTCCCGCGGCAACCCCGGCGTCGCCGGGTACGGAGCGCTGGTCCGCGACCCCGCCACGGGGGAGATCCTGATGACCGACGCGGCCCCGCTGGGGAGGGCGTCCAACAACGTGGCGGAGTACTCCGGGCTCGTGGCGGGCCTCGAGATGGCCAAGGCGATCGACCCGGACGCACGCGTGCACGTGAAGATGGACTCCAAGCTCGTGGTCGAGCAGATGTCCGGACGCTGGAAGATCAAGCACGAGGACATGCGCCGCCTCGCCGCGACGGCCCGCGGCGTCCTGCCGCCGGCGCAGGTCACCTACGAGTGGATCCCGCGGGCGCAGAACAAGGACGCCGACCGCCTGTCCAACGAGGCCATGGACGCCGGCGCCCGCGGCGGCCGGTGGGACGCGGGCGCCTCGGAGGTGCCCGTGACCGCCCCCCGGCCCGGCAGGGCCGCGGACCATGACGCTGACGCCGACGCCGGTGCCGATGCGCCGGCTGCCGCACCGGAGCCGGAGCCGGCCGGCGGGACGGAGCGCCCCACGGGCCGGCTGCACCACGTGGAGATCTGGGTCGCGGACCTCGAGGCGGCCCGGGCCTCGCTGGGGTGGCTGTTCGAGCAGCTGGGCTACGCGTCCGGGGACGCCTGGGCGGAGGGGTGCACCTACCGCGGGGCGGGCGAGTACCTGGTCCTGGAGTCCGGCCGGGACGTGGCCGCCGGCCGGCACGACCGGCTGCGCCCGGGCCTGAACCACCTGGCGTTCCGCGCCGGGACGCGCGCCGAGGTGGACCGTCTCGCCGCGCGCGCGCAGGAGCGCGGCTTCTCGCTGCTCTTCGCCGACCGCCACCCGTTCGCCGGCGGGCGGGACCACTACGCCGCCTACCTCGAGACGGCGGACGGCTTCGAGGTGGAGCTGGTGGCCGGGCGCGACTGA
- a CDS encoding YaaA family protein, with protein sequence MLILLPPSEGKTAPRSGALLDLDALSLGGAEAVTAARRELLARLAEVSARVDAPALLGVGASLADEVAANTRLDSAPAAPGRRVYTGVLFEALDFTSLSPAARRRAGTDVLISSALFGATTPADRIPAYRLPIGARLPGMPGLAAWWRPVLTPVLDAYAESRGGPVVDCRSGGYAAQWRAPAERTLTVDVFQLRGGEPTVVSHHAKHTRGLVARALLDAGPRAAGTLERAADVVARAGAADGPHPWEVELVPPTGRRPGSLRVMLPES encoded by the coding sequence ATGCTGATCCTGCTCCCGCCCTCCGAGGGCAAGACCGCCCCCCGCTCCGGCGCGCTCCTGGACCTGGACGCGCTCTCCCTCGGCGGCGCCGAGGCCGTCACGGCCGCCCGCCGGGAGCTGCTGGCACGGCTGGCCGAGGTCTCGGCCCGGGTCGATGCGCCGGCCCTCCTGGGCGTGGGCGCCTCCCTCGCGGACGAGGTCGCGGCCAACACGCGTCTGGACTCGGCACCCGCCGCCCCGGGGCGCCGGGTCTACACGGGCGTGCTGTTCGAGGCGCTCGACTTCACCTCCCTGTCCCCCGCGGCCCGGCGCCGGGCGGGCACGGACGTCCTCATCTCCTCCGCGCTCTTCGGGGCGACGACGCCGGCCGACCGCATCCCCGCGTACCGCCTCCCCATCGGGGCGCGCCTGCCGGGGATGCCCGGCCTGGCCGCGTGGTGGCGGCCGGTCCTCACCCCGGTCCTGGACGCGTATGCCGAATCCCGCGGCGGCCCCGTGGTGGACTGCCGCTCGGGCGGGTACGCCGCACAGTGGCGGGCGCCGGCCGAGCGCACGCTCACGGTGGACGTGTTCCAGCTGCGCGGCGGCGAGCCCACCGTGGTCTCGCACCACGCCAAGCACACCCGCGGCCTCGTGGCGCGGGCGCTGCTCGATGCCGGACCCCGCGCGGCGGGCACGCTGGAGCGGGCGGCCGACGTCGTCGCCCGGGCCGGCGCCGCGGACGGGCCGCACCCGTGGGAGGTCGAGCTGGTCCCGCCCACCGGGCGCCGTCCGGGGTCCCTGCGCGTGATGCTGCCGGAGAGCTGA
- a CDS encoding glyceraldehyde-3-phosphate dehydrogenase, whose amino-acid sequence MADTAPTQTPEWNTQQKLAEKMVPLLGTLYREHNVVTSIYGRSLVNRGVIDIIKAHRYARRVQDGPLSVEATYPLVEAMAGMDLGAASVDLAELARKHTASGQDVQAFLDAELGDVTGKSGEGLGQQQDVVLYGFGRIGRLLARILLDHAGGGSKLRLRAVVVRKNSEDDLVKRASLLRRDSIHGPFEGTITVDEEREVITANGTEIQVIYSSDPTSVDYTSYGIQDALVIDNTGRWRDDEGLSQHLQAKGAAKVLLTAPGKGEMKNIVFGVNSDDITPQDTIISAASCTTNGITPVLKVIQDDYGIDHGHVETVHAYTNDQNLVDNFHKGARRGRAAGMNMVLTETGAAKAVAKALPELKGKLSGNAIRVPTPDVSMAILNLALQKPATVEELNDRLKRESLTGALRGQVGYVDSPEVVSTDFVGSDRAGVVDGLATLVNNEGRNAILYVWYDNEYGYSHQVIRVAETMAGQQVPAFPQA is encoded by the coding sequence GTGGCAGACACCGCCCCGACCCAGACCCCCGAGTGGAATACGCAGCAGAAGCTCGCGGAGAAGATGGTCCCCCTGCTGGGCACCCTGTACCGCGAGCACAACGTGGTCACCTCGATCTACGGGCGCTCCCTCGTGAACCGCGGCGTGATCGACATCATCAAGGCGCACCGCTACGCCCGCCGCGTGCAGGACGGCCCGCTGAGCGTGGAGGCCACCTACCCGCTCGTGGAGGCCATGGCCGGCATGGATCTGGGCGCCGCGAGCGTGGACCTGGCCGAGCTGGCCAGGAAGCACACGGCCTCCGGCCAGGACGTGCAGGCCTTCCTCGACGCCGAGCTGGGGGACGTCACGGGCAAGTCCGGCGAGGGGCTCGGCCAGCAGCAGGACGTGGTGCTCTACGGCTTCGGCCGCATCGGGCGCCTCCTGGCCCGCATCCTCCTGGACCACGCCGGGGGCGGGTCCAAGCTGCGCCTGCGCGCCGTCGTCGTGCGCAAGAACTCCGAGGACGACCTGGTCAAGCGCGCCTCGCTGCTGCGCCGCGACTCCATCCACGGCCCGTTCGAGGGCACCATCACCGTGGACGAGGAGCGCGAGGTCATCACGGCCAACGGCACCGAGATCCAGGTCATCTACTCGTCCGACCCGACCTCCGTGGACTACACCTCCTACGGCATCCAGGACGCCCTGGTGATCGACAACACCGGACGCTGGCGCGACGACGAGGGCCTGTCCCAGCACCTGCAGGCCAAGGGCGCCGCGAAGGTCCTGCTGACCGCCCCGGGCAAGGGCGAGATGAAGAACATCGTGTTCGGCGTGAACTCGGACGACATCACGCCCCAGGACACCATCATCTCGGCGGCCTCCTGCACCACCAACGGCATCACCCCGGTGCTCAAGGTCATCCAGGATGACTACGGCATCGACCACGGCCACGTGGAGACCGTGCACGCCTACACCAACGACCAGAACCTCGTGGACAACTTCCACAAGGGCGCCCGTCGTGGCCGCGCCGCCGGGATGAACATGGTGCTCACCGAGACCGGCGCCGCCAAGGCCGTGGCCAAGGCCCTGCCCGAGCTCAAGGGCAAGCTCTCCGGCAACGCCATCCGCGTCCCCACCCCGGACGTGTCCATGGCCATCCTCAACCTGGCCCTGCAGAAGCCCGCCACCGTGGAGGAGCTGAACGACCGCCTCAAGCGGGAGTCCCTCACGGGCGCGCTGCGCGGCCAGGTCGGCTACGTCGACTCCCCGGAGGTCGTGTCCACCGACTTCGTCGGCTCCGACCGTGCCGGCGTGGTGGACGGCCTCGCCACCCTCGTCAACAACGAGGGCCGCAACGCCATCCTGTACGTCTGGTACGACAACGAGTACGGCTACTCCCACCAGGTGATCCGCGTCGCGGAGACGATGGCGGGCCAGCAGGTCCCCGCCTTCCCGCAGGCCTGA